The genomic stretch GGCCTCCTCCCAAACCTTCGCCATGCCGTTGTTGGCGGTCCAGGTGACGATTGGGGGCGGCGTCACGCCGGCGGAGTTGAAGGCCTCGATAACCTGCGGGATCGGGTCGGCGTAGTCGTAGAAGATGCCGCTGTACTCCTGGCCGGAGCTGACCAGCGCCGAGGCCGCCTCGAACGCCCCCGCCAGGGTCCAGTCGGTGTCCAGCTTCGTCCCGACGGTCAGGTCGGGACCCAGCGCGTCCTCGAAGCACTTGTTCCAGGTGGCCCCCTGCGGGTTGCCGGGGGTGCCGTTGAGGATCGCGACCTGGCCGGTGAGGCCCAGGTCCTCCTGCGCCACCTCGGCCATCTCCTCGCCGACGGCGCACACGTCGCCGTGGACCTGGCTGGCCAGCGAGGTCGGCGGGGCGTCGGGCACCGGCCCCACGTAGGTGGAGATGAAGGCGCCCTGCTGCTGGGCGGCCTGGAAGGCCGGCAGCGCGGCGGCACCGAAGTCGTTGTAGCTGACGATCGCGGTGGCGCCCTGGGCGGCGAGGCTGCGGACGTTGGACTGGAACGTCGCCAGGTCGCCCTGGGCGTCGGTGGAGATGATCCGGCCGACGTTCGGGTAGGTCAGCGCCTGGAGGATGGCTTCCATCTTCGCGATCCGGCGCCACTGGTTCTGGCCGAACGCCTCGGCGATGCCTACCGTCACCTCGCCGTCGCCGATCTCGCAGCTGGTCTCCGACCAGCACTCGAAGGCCTTGTCCAGCTGCTCCGGCGTCAGCTCGATCGTCGCGCGGCGGAAGGCCTCCTGCACCGTCGGATCGAGGTCGTCGAGCTGCACCTCGTCGGTGAGGAAGGCCCGGCTGACCGTCTCCTGGACGTCGGCGTCGTCGATGGAGTCCAGGTCGACGCTGGACTCCGAACCGCTGCCGCCGCCGCCACCGCCGCCGCCGTCGTCCTCGCCGCGGTTGCCGCAGGCGGTGAGGGTGAGGGCCAAGGCCGTCACCGCGATCAGCGCCGGCCTCCCTCGGCCACGGGTGACGCCGCGGCGGCGCATGAGGTTACCCATCGTTCTGCTCCCGGTTCTCTTGGTTCAGGGGCTGGTCCGGGTCGGACCGGCCACGGGATGTGCCACCGCGCAGGGCGGAGATCGAGGACCACCTCAACTTCTTGGAGGTGGCGACGAGGGTGAGACCGACACCCAGGACGACGCCCTGGAAGGCCAGCGCAACGCCCGACGAGTAGCCCTTGACCCGGAAGATGAAGTCCAGGACCACCAGGAACAGCGCGCCCAGCGCGGTCGCACCCGGTCGCACCCGGCCACCGGCGAGGGAGGCACCGCCCAGCACCACGGCCACGATCGGGGTGAGCAGGTAGGGGATCCCCAGCGACAGGTCGGGGGTGGCGAGCAGGCCGGCGAGCAGCACGGCGCCGATCCCGACGATGAGGGTGCCGGTCATCCAGGCCGCCAGCCGCTGCCGGGTGGCCGCCAGGCCGCTGTTCTCCGCGGCGACCCGCGCCACGCTGCTGGCCGCCACCCGGCGGCCGGTCGTGTGGTAGCGCAGCCAGACCGCGATGATCGCCACCACGACGAGGGCGATGATCAGGATGACGCTGATCTGGGCGACCGAGCCGCGAGCGAAGCCCGACAGGTTGGAGGGCACGTTGGACTCGGCCAGCACCGGCCCGCGGTAGATCCGGGTGGCGCCGGCGATCAGCTGCCCGGTGGCCAGAGTGACCACCAGCGCGTCGAGCCGGGTCACCTCGACCAGCAGCCCGTTGACCAGCCCGATGCCCAGGCAGGCGGCCAGGCCGAGCAGCAGCGCCGGAAGCAGCTGGCCGTTGTCGCCGGCGGCCTCCTTAAGCACGATGATGCCGACGAGGGTCACCGTCGACGGGATGCTCAGGTCGATGCCGCCGGTTCCGATGATGAACGCCTGGCCCAGGGCCATCAGGATCATCACCCCGATGGTCGGGGTGAGCGTGGAGAGGCTGGCTCGGCTGAACATGTCGACGTCCAGCAGCAGGAGGCCGATGAGGATCAGCGCCACGTTGGCCAGCAGGATGCCCCGGCCGGGCAGCTGACGGGGCCGGCGCGGAACCGACCGGGTTGCCGGCGCGGGGCTCTCCGCGGTGACCGTCATCGCACCTGCCTCCTCCACCGCGCGGCATGGGTGACTGCTGTCACACCATGCGGAACCACGGGGAAAGGTAGGAACGGGGCGGCGGCGGGCGCCGTGTCAGATTGAGACATGCTCCACTGAGACGTCGCCACGTCAGCTGCCGAACACGCTGGTGCGGAGCTTGGCGAGTCGGTCCAGCTCCTGCAGCATCTGCGCCGGCGTCTCGCCGCCGAGGTAGATGTTGACGTGGGCCACGCCGTTGCGTCGGTAGGCCTCCAGCGACGCCTCGTCCACCGCCGCCGGCGCGGTGCCGACGGCGACCGAGTTAGGGTCCCGCCCGGCCTCGGCGACCATCTCCCGGAACCGCGGGATCGACTCGGTCAGCAGCGGGTCGGCCAGCGGCGGGGTGGGGTACCAGACGTCGGCCCACTCCGCGGCGTGCCGCATGGTCAGTGGCCCGCTGCCGCCCAGGTAGATCGGTGGGTGGGGGGCTGGACCGGCTTGGGCCAGCACCAGCTCGGCTGCAGGGAGACGTACTCCCCCTCGAACTCGGCGACGTCGTCGGCCCACATCCGCCGCAGCAGCTGGACCTGCTCGCGCACCTTGCGGTGCCGGGTGGCGAAGTCCACGCCGTGGGTCTCGAACTCGTCCTTGTTCCAGCCGAAGCCCACGCCGAACACGAAGCGGCCGCCCGAGAGCCGGTCCACCGAGGCCACCATCTTGGCCGTGTGCACGGTGTCGCGGAGCGCGAGTAGGCAGATGCCCGTGCCGATCTGCAGCGTGGTCGTCGCCGCGGCCGCAAAGGAACAGCTGATGAACGGATCGTAAGTACGCTTGTAGAAGTCCGGGAGCACACCGCCGCCGTAGGACTCGGGGTAGGCGGTGGCCCGGGAGACCGGGATGTGCGAGTGCTCCGGGAAGAACATGCTGTCGAACCCTCGCTGTTCGATTTCGGCGGCCAGCGGGCCGGGGTCCATGTCGAGATCGGTAGCGAACACGTAGACGCCGACCTTCATGGGGTGCCTCCTCGAGTCGTCTGCTCCGCCGGGGGGCACCGCAGGCGCCCCAGTTCGCGCGAACGTAGGTCCGAGGCGGCGGGGTGGGCTGTGTCACTTAGAGACAGCGGACAGGCAGCTCAGGGGCCGGTGTTCCCGCGGGAGAAGCTGCCGTCGATGGTGATGCCGCCGTCGACCCGCAGGACGGCGCCCGTGACGAAGGAGGCCTGGTCGGAGACGAGGAACGCGACGGCGGCGGCCACCTCGTCGGGGCGGCCAAAGCGTCCCAGCGGGGTCCGGTCGAGCAGCCGGTCGCGGTCGAGGGCTCCGGTGTCGAACCCCGACAGCATCATGGGGGTCTCGATGTAACCCGGGGCGACCGCGTTGACCCGGATGCCGCGGCGTCCCCACTCGGCGGCCAGCGTGCGGGTCAGCCCTACCACGCCGGCCTTGGCGGTGCTGTACCCCAGCCGCTCGGGCAGGCCGAAGGTCGACCCGACCGAGGCCAGGTTGACGATCGAGGCGGCGGCCGAGCGCCGCAGGTAGGGGTAGGCGGCCCGGCTGCAGCGCATGGCACCGCCGAGGTTGACCGCGAGCTCCCGCTCCCACTGTCCGGTGTCGAACTCTTCGGCGGGCTGCCGGGAGAGGATGCCGGCGTTGTTGACCAGCGCGTCCAGCCTGCCGTCCCCGCCGCCGTCTCTCCCGGCCGCGGCGACGGCGGCCGCGACGGACTCGTCGTGGGTGACGTCCATCCGCACCGGGAGGGCTACCGAGGCGTCACCGGACAACCCGGCGGCGGCCTCCCGCACCAGGGCCTCGTCCACGTCTCCCAGCACGACGCGCCAGCCGTCGTCGACCAGGCGCCGGCTGATGGCCAGGCCGAGGCCCCGCCCGGCGCCGGTGACCAGGGCCGTGTGGCGGGCGCTCACGCGATGTACCCGGACGTGCCCGCCCGGCTGATGACCACGCGGGGGACCACCGAGCGCGCCGAGAGCCCGACGACCGCCTCCACCAGCGCCACCACGTCGTCCACCGGGATCATCCGCTCGGCGGGGATGCAGTCGCGCATCCAGCCCGACATGTCGGTGTCGACGTAGCCGGGCGCGAGCGCCGTCGCGGTCACCCCGCTGCCCGACTCCTCGGCGTTCGTGGCGTCGACCAGCACGGCGCGCTCAGTCACGCCGGCCCACCACCTCGAGGCCGGCCTCGAGCAGCACCGGCACCGTCGCCGCGACCCCCTCGTACCCCTCGCCCGCCGTGGCGCCCAGGCGGTGCCGGTAGGCGATGCCCTCGGCGATCACGGCCAGCTTGTAGAACGCCAGCGCCAGGTGGAAGTGCCAGTGCGGGAGCGCCCGGCCGGCCCGCTCCTCGTACATCGCCCGGAGCTCCTCCACCGGCGGGAACCGATCGCTGGTCCAGGCGGCCTCGATGCCGAGCACGCCGTCGAGCGCTGGGTGGCGGTAGGCGCACATGAGCGCGACGTCGGCCACCGGGTCGCCCAGCGTCGACAGCTCCCAGTCGACCAGGGCGCGCACGGCACCCGGGTCGTCGTCGGCCAGGATGGTGTTGTCCACCCGGAAGTCGCCGTGCAGGACGCCCGAGCGGTCCTGGTCGACCAGCCGGGCGCCGAGGTCGGCGGCGAGCCGCTCCGCGCGCGGGTCGGTGGCGCCCATCTCGGTCCACTGCCGCGACCAGCGGCGCAGCTGCCGCGCGGCGTACCCGCCGGGGCGGCCGAAGTCGCCGAGACCGACGGCGGCCGGATCGACCTTGTGTAGCCGCACCAGCACCTCGACTAGCGCCGTGGCGCAGGCGGCGACGTCCGCGTCGGTCCACCCCGCCAGGTCGGCCCGGCTGCGCACCGTGCGCCCGGCGACGAAGTCGACGATCGCGGCGGGCGCGCCGATCACCGCTCCGGTCGCGTCGCAGCCGACCGCCCGCGGCACCGGCACGCCGGTCGGCCCCAGGGCCGCCACCACCCGGTACTCGCGCACCATGTCGTGGGCGGACTCGATGACGCCGCCCAGCGGGGGCCGGCGCAGCGCCCACGACCGGACGTCGTCGCGCAGCCGGTAGGTCAGGTTGGACCGGCCGCCGGCCAGCAGCGTCGCCGTCAGCGGCCCGCGCGGGCTCTCCCCGCAGTCGACCAGGAACGCCCGCAGCCCGGCCAGCTGCTGCTCGGTGAGATCCGTGCCGGCCGGGTCGCGCGTCGCGGCGATGGGATCGCTCACGGCGAGCGCTCCCGCCCGCGCGCGGCCGCCGAGACGGCGCGGCGGGCGATCGCCCAGCGGTGCACCTCCGATGCGCCGTCGTAGATGCGGAACGGGCGCACCTCGCGGGTCAGCCGCGCCAGCGGCAGGTCCTCGGAGACGCCCGGGCCACCGCACATCTGCACGGCCCGGTCCACGATCCGGCCGATCGCCTCGGCGGCGAAGGTCTTGGCGATCGAGGTGGCGGTCGACGCGCGGCGCCCCTGGTCCAGCTCCCAGCAGGCCTGCACCAGCAGGGCGCGGGTGGCGGCGATGTCGATCTCGTTGTCGGCGATCAACTGCTGGATGATGCCCAGGTCGGCCAGCCGCGCGCCGAACGCCTCGCGCTCGGCCACGTGCCGTAGTGCCACCTCGTGCCCGCGGCGGGCGGCCCCCAGCCAGCGCATCACGTGGGTCATCCGGGCCGGTCCGAGCCGCACCTGCGCGTTGGCGAAGCCGGCGTCCACCTGGCCCAGCACGCCGTCGTCGGGCACGAACAGGTCGGTGAGGACCACCTCGCAGTGGCCGCCCACCATGGAGCGGTCCAGCGTCCGGATGTGCCGGCCTACCTCGATGCCGGGCGCGTCGGCCTGGGTCAGGAACATCGTCGCCCCGAAGGCGTCGCCCGGCCGGCCGCCGGTACGGGCCATGACGATGAAGAACCCGGCACCGTCGGCGCCGGTGATGAACCACTTGCGGCCGCTGAGCCGCCAGCCCCCGGCGACCTTCACCGCCTCGGTGCGCAGCGCCGCCGGATCGGAGCCGGCCCCCGGCGCGGGCTCGGTCATGGCGAACGCCGAGCGCTGCTCCCCGGCCACGAGCGGCCGCAGGTAGCGCTCCTTCTGCTCGGGGGTGGCCACGTGCGCCAGCAGGTGGACGTTGCCCTCGTCGGGGGCGGCGATGTTGAGTGCCAGCGGGCCGAACAGCGACTCCCCCGCCGCCTCGAACACCGGCGCCCGGTCGACCATGCCGAGGCCCAACCCGCCGAACTCGACCGGGGCGTGCGGGCTGAGCAGGCCGCGGTCGCGGGCCATGACCTGCAGCCGGCGGCGCAGGTCGTCACCGCCGGCGGCCTCGATGTCACCGCCGGCGGCGTCCTCGATCGGCAGCACCTCCTCCCGCACGAACTCCGCGGTCCGCGCGGTGAGCTGCTCCACCTCGGCCCGCGGCGCCGGGTCCACGGTCACCGGACACCCTCCTCCGGACAGAAGTGGCCTGGCGCCACGGGCCGCGCGGTCACGCCGGGACGGAGCTGCGCCCGAGCACGAAGTTCTCCCGGTAGTCGGTGTCCACCTCGTCCTGCAGCCGGTCCAGGTAGACCCCGCTGCCAGCCATGAAAAACATGTTGGTGACCGGCTTGCCCGGGATGTTCGAGCCGTTGATCCACGAGTTGACCTCGGCGAACAGGGTCTGGTTCGCGATCTCGTCGCACTCGGCGATCCAGGCGTTTTGCGCCTCGAGCGTCGGCTCGATCGACCCGAGGTCTTTGTTCCGCACGTGCTCGATCACCCCCGCGACCCAGTTCACCTGCGCCTCGTGCAGCGGGGGCTGGTTGGTGAACGGCCCCATCGGCCCGTAGATCATGAACAGGTTCGGGAACCCGTGGCTGATCAGGCCGAGGTAGGTGCGGGGACGGTCGTGCCAGGCCTGGCGCAGCGTCACCCCATTGCGGCCCTCGTGGTGGATCTTGAGCTGGTTGCCCGAGACGGCGTCGAAACCGGTGGCCAGCACGATCACGTCGAGCTCGATGTGCCGGCCCGACTCGGTGCGGATGCCGGTCTCGGTAATCTCCGCGATCGGGTCGCTCTTGACGTCGACCAGCTCGACGTTGTCCCGGTTGTAGGTCTCGTAGTAGTTGTCGCAGCACAGCGGCCTCTTCGCGTAGAGGTCCTTGGGCGTCAGCAGCTCGGCCACCTTCGGGTCCTTGACCGTCTCGCGGATCTTCTTCGCGATGACGTCGGTCGCCGCCTTGTTGGCCACCCGGCTGGTCGCCACGTCGTTGAACGCGGCGAACATGTACTGGAAGCCGCCGCCGTCCTCGTACTGCTTCTCGAAGGCGGCCTCGCGCTCCTCGGGCGAGACGCTCTCGGCGGAGATGTCGCTCTCCTTGAACCCGAACGCCGTCGTCGAGTACAGCACGTCGCGCCAGTAGCCCTCGTAGTCATCTTCGATGGCCTGCAGCAGCCCCGGAGAGATCGGCCGGTGCTTCGACGGGACCACCCACTGCGGGGTGCGCTGGAAGACGGTGAGGGAGTGCACCTGGTGGGCGATCTCGGCGATCACCTGGATGCCGCTGGAACCGGTGCCGATGACTCCGACCCGCTTGCTGGACAGGTCGACGTCCTCGTGCGGCCAGCGCGCGGTGTGGTAGATCTCGCCGCGGAACCGCTCCTGGCCGGGGAAGTGCGGAACCTTGGTGGCCGACAGCAGCCCGACCGCCTCGACGAGGAACTGCGCGGCGTAGGTGACGGCGTTGGCGGTGACCAGCCAGCGCTGGTTCTCCTCGTCCCAAGTGGCGCTCTCGACCTGAGTGTTGAACAGGATGCTGCGGCGCAGGTCGTACTTGTCGGCCACGTGCCGGAGGTAGGCCCGGATCTCCTGCTTCTCCGGGTAGCGCTCGCTCCACTTCCACTCGTGGAAGAGCTCCTTGTCGAAGGAGTAGCAGTACGCGTTCACCTCGGTGTCGGAGCGGGCCCCCGGATAGGTGTTCCAGTACCACGTGCCGCCCACGTCGCCGGCGTTGTCGAACGCCTGGACCGTGAGACCGAGTTCGTTCCGCAGCTTGTGGATGCTGTAGAGCCCGGCGAAGCCCGACCCGACCACGATCGCGTCCACCACTGTGAGTTCGCCGCGCGTCTGCGCCTCGTCGCTCATCGCTGGTAGTCCCTCCTGGTTGTCCGTGCGCGGCGTCGATCGACCTCCGGCGCGGCCCCCATCGTGAGCGGGGTCACCGCTCCCCTCGTTGTCCCATTTCGGGACGGCGGGACGGGCCGGCGCTCGGCCCGGGACCGACGGCGAACGGCGACGCGGTGGTCCCGCGACTCTCCTGGCGGTCGCGATCTGGGCAGCTGAGGCGAGTCTGGGACGGTGGAACAGCGGCGTTCGGCCGTCCGGCGGGGTGTGTCAGATTGCGACACCCGCCGATCAGGCCAGCGGGGGACTGTAATTCGCGTCACGGTGCCGTTGGATGCTGGGAGAGGGCCGGGCACCGCGGGGTCCACTCGTTCTGGGAGGTGCAGTCCATGGCGACGCTGCGACAGGTCGACGCCGCGCGCGAGCACTTGCTGGCCAGCGGGGTCATTCCGGAGCACCTGGCGAAGTCGGTCCGCCCGCAGGTGCTCCAGTCCTGGAAGCGCTCGCTGCTCAGCGGAGCCGGGGTGGCCAATCCGTCCCTCGAGTTCCGCGGGGAGCACCACGCTCGCGCCGCGCTCCGCCTGGCCGCCAACCCCGTCCTGTCCCGGCTGGCCGAGGAGCTGTCCGGGCTCGACGCGGGGGTGCTGCTGTCCGACCACGAAGCGGTCGTGGTAGAGCGATGGGTGTCCGACGCCGGGATCCTGTCGCAGATGGACCGGATCAACTCCGACGCCGGCTTCTGCGTCAGCGAGGAGGTCATCGGCACCAACGGCGTGGGCACGGTGATCGAGGTCGACCGCGCCATCCAGATCACCGGGCCGGAGCACCTGGCCGACACCCTGCGGCCGTTCACCTGCGTGGGCGTTCCGGTGCACCACCCGATCACCCGCCGGCTCGAGGGCGTCATCACGATGAACTGCCGGGCGACGTCGCACAACCCGCTCCTGACGCCGCTGATGACCAGCACCGCCCAGGAGGTGGAGTCCCGGCTGCTGGCGCAGGCCAGCACCGACGAGCGGCTGCTGCTCGACGCCTATCTCGTCGCGATCGGCGCCCGCCGCGCCCCGATCGCCGCGATCGGCCAGGACATCTTCATGGCCGGGCCCCGGGTGACCGACCTGCTCGAGGGCGTCGACCGGGCCGTGCTGTGGGAGTACGTCCGGGGTGTGGCGCTGGGCTCGCGGGGCCGCGCCGAGGAGCTCGGGCTGGCCACCGACCGCTTCCGGATCACCCGGTGCACGCCGGTCGAGCGGGACGGCACGGTCATCGGCGCGCTGGTGGAGTTCGACCTCTACCGCACGGTCCCCGACGACTTCACCGCCGCGGCGACGCCACGACGGCCGGTCACGCTCCCCGGCAAGAGCCCCGCGCTGATGCAGGCCACCGCGCACGCCACCCGGCTGGCCTCCAAGGGCGTGCCGATCCTGATCGAGGGCGAGGCCGGGGTGGGCAAGTTCGCGCTCGCCCGGGCGGTGCTGGAGTCGGCGCAGGTGCCGGCCGACAAGGTGGCCGTCGTCGATGCCGCGGCCGGGTCGGCCGAGGGCGCCGGCCGGTTCCTCACCGAGCTGCGCCGGGAGATCGACGGCCGCCCGGAGGCCCTCGTCGTCCGCCACGTGGAGACCCTCCCCTCCGAGGCGGCCGCCGCCACCGCGTCGCTGCTCGAGGAGCTGGACGAGCAGCCCGCGCCGCCGCGGATCATCGCGACGCTGACCCCCACCGATGCCACCACGCCGGGGCTGCGGCGCCTGGTGGACACCGTCGGCGTCGGACGGGTGACCCTGCGGCCGCTGCGCGACCGGTCGGAGGACATCGCCCCGACGGCGCTGGCCCTGCTGGAGAAGCACCGCGGGCCGCGGCAGCTGCACTTCTCCTCCGCGGCGCTGCGCTACCTGATGCGAGCGCCGTGGCCGGGGAACCTGCGCCAGCTGGACGCCACCATCCGGGGCCTGATCTCCACCTGCCCGGGCCCGGAGATCCGGCCGGAGCACCTGCCGCTGGACCTGCAGGGCTCCAGTCGCAAGCGCAACCTGTCGGCCATCGAGGAACTCGAGCTCTCCGCGATCCTCGGCGCCCTGAAGCAGCACAACGGCAACAAGGTCGCCGCGGCGCAGGCCATCGGCATCTCCCGGTCGACGCTGTACCGCAAGCTGCAGGCCTACCGGCTGGACCCGGACAAGCAGTACTTCTGACCGGGCGCCTGCGCTGCGCGCGCGGGGAGACCTCCCGCGGGTGTCGCGCTGTGAGTCCCACTGAACTCACAGCGCGACTGTCCGCAGAGCAACCCGTCGAGCCCGGCCGGGGACGCCTCGGCAAGTGTCCGGGCGGGTGCCTCCCGGCTTGTCGCAATCTGGCACAGCGCGCAACCTCGCCCGGCGACCAGCCTGGACGGCATGTCCACGACCTCTGCCGCGCCCGCGGCGGTCGACGTCCTGGCGCTGCGGGACAAGGCCCACGCGCTGCGCCGGTCGATGATGGAGATGACCCGCGGCAAGGGCGAGGGCTACATCGCCCAGGGGCTGGGGATCGCCGACGTCCTGGCGGCGCTGTACTTCTCCGAGCTGCGGCACGACCCGGCGCGTCCCGACTGGCCCGACCGCGACCGGTTCCTGCTCTCCACCGGCCACTACTCGATCGCCATGTACGCGGTGCTCGCCGAGGCCGGCTACCTC from Blastococcus sp. PRF04-17 encodes the following:
- a CDS encoding substrate-binding domain-containing protein, with the translated sequence MGNLMRRRGVTRGRGRPALIAVTALALTLTACGNRGEDDGGGGGGGGSGSESSVDLDSIDDADVQETVSRAFLTDEVQLDDLDPTVQEAFRRATIELTPEQLDKAFECWSETSCEIGDGEVTVGIAEAFGQNQWRRIAKMEAILQALTYPNVGRIISTDAQGDLATFQSNVRSLAAQGATAIVSYNDFGAAALPAFQAAQQQGAFISTYVGPVPDAPPTSLASQVHGDVCAVGEEMAEVAQEDLGLTGQVAILNGTPGNPQGATWNKCFEDALGPDLTVGTKLDTDWTLAGAFEAASALVSSGQEYSGIFYDYADPIPQVIEAFNSAGVTPPPIVTWTANNGMAKVWEEALGTEREFPIYFTNGLNWQSRVSITSVMGLLAGDDVAADIIVPQPFVQAEEGLYDPNRPDDYPGPSVLIPDDLLTRMLSAD
- a CDS encoding ABC transporter permease; this translates as MTVTAESPAPATRSVPRRPRQLPGRGILLANVALILIGLLLLDVDMFSRASLSTLTPTIGVMILMALGQAFIIGTGGIDLSIPSTVTLVGIIVLKEAAGDNGQLLPALLLGLAACLGIGLVNGLLVEVTRLDALVVTLATGQLIAGATRIYRGPVLAESNVPSNLSGFARGSVAQISVILIIALVVVAIIAVWLRYHTTGRRVAASSVARVAAENSGLAATRQRLAAWMTGTLIVGIGAVLLAGLLATPDLSLGIPYLLTPIVAVVLGGASLAGGRVRPGATALGALFLVVLDFIFRVKGYSSGVALAFQGVVLGVGLTLVATSKKLRWSSISALRGGTSRGRSDPDQPLNQENREQNDG
- a CDS encoding LLM class flavin-dependent oxidoreductase, which encodes MRHAAEWADVWYPTPPLADPLLTESIPRFREMVAEAGRDPNSVAVGTAPAAVDEASLEAYRRNGVAHVNIYLGGETPAQMLQELDRLAKLRTSVFGS
- a CDS encoding TIGR03619 family F420-dependent LLM class oxidoreductase, with amino-acid sequence MKVGVYVFATDLDMDPGPLAAEIEQRGFDSMFFPEHSHIPVSRATAYPESYGGGVLPDFYKRTYDPFISCSFAAAATTTLQIGTGICLLALRDTVHTAKMVASVDRLSGGRFVFGVGFGWNKDEFETHGVDFATRHRKVREQVQLLRRMWADDVAEFEGEYVSLQPSWCWPKPVQPPTHRSTWAAAGH
- a CDS encoding SDR family NAD(P)-dependent oxidoreductase: MSARHTALVTGAGRGLGLAISRRLVDDGWRVVLGDVDEALVREAAAGLSGDASVALPVRMDVTHDESVAAAVAAAGRDGGGDGRLDALVNNAGILSRQPAEEFDTGQWERELAVNLGGAMRCSRAAYPYLRRSAAASIVNLASVGSTFGLPERLGYSTAKAGVVGLTRTLAAEWGRRGIRVNAVAPGYIETPMMLSGFDTGALDRDRLLDRTPLGRFGRPDEVAAAVAFLVSDQASFVTGAVLRVDGGITIDGSFSRGNTGP
- a CDS encoding phosphotransferase family protein, producing the protein MSDPIAATRDPAGTDLTEQQLAGLRAFLVDCGESPRGPLTATLLAGGRSNLTYRLRDDVRSWALRRPPLGGVIESAHDMVREYRVVAALGPTGVPVPRAVGCDATGAVIGAPAAIVDFVAGRTVRSRADLAGWTDADVAACATALVEVLVRLHKVDPAAVGLGDFGRPGGYAARQLRRWSRQWTEMGATDPRAERLAADLGARLVDQDRSGVLHGDFRVDNTILADDDPGAVRALVDWELSTLGDPVADVALMCAYRHPALDGVLGIEAAWTSDRFPPVEELRAMYEERAGRALPHWHFHLALAFYKLAVIAEGIAYRHRLGATAGEGYEGVAATVPVLLEAGLEVVGRRD
- a CDS encoding acyl-CoA dehydrogenase family protein, producing the protein MTVDPAPRAEVEQLTARTAEFVREEVLPIEDAAGGDIEAAGGDDLRRRLQVMARDRGLLSPHAPVEFGGLGLGMVDRAPVFEAAGESLFGPLALNIAAPDEGNVHLLAHVATPEQKERYLRPLVAGEQRSAFAMTEPAPGAGSDPAALRTEAVKVAGGWRLSGRKWFITGADGAGFFIVMARTGGRPGDAFGATMFLTQADAPGIEVGRHIRTLDRSMVGGHCEVVLTDLFVPDDGVLGQVDAGFANAQVRLGPARMTHVMRWLGAARRGHEVALRHVAEREAFGARLADLGIIQQLIADNEIDIAATRALLVQACWELDQGRRASTATSIAKTFAAEAIGRIVDRAVQMCGGPGVSEDLPLARLTREVRPFRIYDGASEVHRWAIARRAVSAAARGRERSP
- a CDS encoding flavin-containing monooxygenase, which codes for MSDEAQTRGELTVVDAIVVGSGFAGLYSIHKLRNELGLTVQAFDNAGDVGGTWYWNTYPGARSDTEVNAYCYSFDKELFHEWKWSERYPEKQEIRAYLRHVADKYDLRRSILFNTQVESATWDEENQRWLVTANAVTYAAQFLVEAVGLLSATKVPHFPGQERFRGEIYHTARWPHEDVDLSSKRVGVIGTGSSGIQVIAEIAHQVHSLTVFQRTPQWVVPSKHRPISPGLLQAIEDDYEGYWRDVLYSTTAFGFKESDISAESVSPEEREAAFEKQYEDGGGFQYMFAAFNDVATSRVANKAATDVIAKKIRETVKDPKVAELLTPKDLYAKRPLCCDNYYETYNRDNVELVDVKSDPIAEITETGIRTESGRHIELDVIVLATGFDAVSGNQLKIHHEGRNGVTLRQAWHDRPRTYLGLISHGFPNLFMIYGPMGPFTNQPPLHEAQVNWVAGVIEHVRNKDLGSIEPTLEAQNAWIAECDEIANQTLFAEVNSWINGSNIPGKPVTNMFFMAGSGVYLDRLQDEVDTDYRENFVLGRSSVPA
- a CDS encoding sigma-54-dependent Fis family transcriptional regulator, whose protein sequence is MATLRQVDAAREHLLASGVIPEHLAKSVRPQVLQSWKRSLLSGAGVANPSLEFRGEHHARAALRLAANPVLSRLAEELSGLDAGVLLSDHEAVVVERWVSDAGILSQMDRINSDAGFCVSEEVIGTNGVGTVIEVDRAIQITGPEHLADTLRPFTCVGVPVHHPITRRLEGVITMNCRATSHNPLLTPLMTSTAQEVESRLLAQASTDERLLLDAYLVAIGARRAPIAAIGQDIFMAGPRVTDLLEGVDRAVLWEYVRGVALGSRGRAEELGLATDRFRITRCTPVERDGTVIGALVEFDLYRTVPDDFTAAATPRRPVTLPGKSPALMQATAHATRLASKGVPILIEGEAGVGKFALARAVLESAQVPADKVAVVDAAAGSAEGAGRFLTELRREIDGRPEALVVRHVETLPSEAAAATASLLEELDEQPAPPRIIATLTPTDATTPGLRRLVDTVGVGRVTLRPLRDRSEDIAPTALALLEKHRGPRQLHFSSAALRYLMRAPWPGNLRQLDATIRGLISTCPGPEIRPEHLPLDLQGSSRKRNLSAIEELELSAILGALKQHNGNKVAAAQAIGISRSTLYRKLQAYRLDPDKQYF